The stretch of DNA TCCACCTATTGCCCGATTTTGAATCTCAGCAACGACTTTTTCCACCGGCACGCTTTCCACCCGGCTCCGCACCAGCGGCACGATGCAGTAGCTGCAGAAATTATTGCAGCCGTCCTGAATTTTCAGGAAGGAGCGGTTTCGGCCGTAATTATACACGCCCTGCTCACCCGAAGATGAAGAGGCCGGGCAGCCGAGTTCCCGCAGCCTGTCGAGAACCCGTTCCTTCTGGTCGTTGCCGAGGACGAGGTCAATGCCTTCTATCTGACCCATTTCCTGAGGCGAACTCTCCACATAGCAGCCAATGGCTATCAGCCGGGCAGCACCGTTCCGACGGTGTGCCTGCCGCATAAGGTTCCGTGCCTTGCGGTCAGCGATGTGTGTTACCGTGCAGGTATTCAAGATGTAGACATCAGCCTCATCCACGGATTCGACCAGTTCATAACCCGCCGCCACCAGTTGCCGTGCCAGTGACTCGGTTTCTGCCTGGTTCAGCTTGCAGCCCAGCGTATCCAGAGCGACTCTGTTTCCAATCATTGAAGCCATTCCCCGGTTACATTATAGTGGCGCCCTTCACGAACGGTCAAAGCCAGAGCCTTACTTGCAAATGGACAGCAATTATGGTAAAAAACTAATTAAACCATTAGGAATAAAAAGGGAGCATTACCCATGGATAACATTAAAGACCGGGTTGTTATCACCGGGATGGGCACTCTCAGCCCCCTCGGTTTGGATACCAAAACTACCTGGGAAGGGCTGGTCGCCGGTAAATCCGGTATCGACTACATTACATTATTTGACCCCACTGATATGGAGACCAAGTTTGCTGGCGAGGTGAAAGGATTTGTACCAACGGACTACATTGAACGCAAAGAAGCCCGCCGTATGGACCGTTTTGCCCAACTGGCAGTCGCGGCCAGCCTGGAGGCGGTGGAGTCAGCGCAACTGGAAATCGACCACACCAACGACGAGGACATCGGGGTTATAATCGGCAGCGGAATCGGCGGGCTGACCACCCTTTTTGAACAGGCCAGAATACTCGTGGAAAAAGGGCCCGACCGGGTAAGCCCTTTCCTGGCCCCGATGATGATTTCCGATATTGCCGCCGCCCAGATATCAATCGCACTTGGAACCAAGGGGCCCAATTTCTGCACCACATCAGCCTGTTCCAGCGGCTCAGATGCCATCGGTGCTGCATACGAACTCATCAGACACGGCGATGCTCAGGTTATGCTTGCCGGCGGTACCGAGGCAATCATCAACCCGCTGGGCATTACCGCCTTCAATGCCCTTAAAGCCCTTTCCACCAGAAATGATGCTCCCAAAGAAGCCTCCTGCCCATTTGACGCCAAGCGCGATGGATTTGTCATCAGCGAGGGCGCCTGTGTACTGATATTGGAGAAGCGAGAACACGCCCTGAAAAGAGGCATTCCTGTTCTGGCGGAAATCGTCGCATACAGTGCCACGGCCGATTCCTTTCATGTTACCCAACCGCTGAAAAACGGCGAAGGTGCTGCCAGAGCAATGCAAATCGCGTTGAAAAAGGCAGATGTGTCCCCGTCGGATATCGATTACATCAATGCCCATGGCACGTCCACCCAGCTAAACGATGCCATGGAGACCAGGGCCATCAAAACCGTCTTCGGTGACCACGCCTACAAGGTTCCGATAAGCTCCACCAAGTCAATGCTGGGGCACCTAATCGGCTGTTCCGGGGCTGCTGAAGCGGCGGTCTGCATCCTGTCCATCTTGAGTGGCACTATCCCGCCAACCATCAACTACAACCATCCTGACCCCGATTGTGACCTTGACTACGTGCCAAACATCGCCCGCAAGGCTGAGGTTAATACGGCATTATCCAACTCATTTGGTTTCGGCGGGCATAACTCGGTATTGATATTACGAAGATATTCCGAGGCATAAGCTTGAGTCGCTACCGCTGGAATCTGCAGCCACCGATTCCGCGCCAGTATCTGGCGAACAACTCAAGCATTCCTCCTCTGGTCGTCCAGCTTCTGTTCAATCGCGGCTTGAAGGAGCCAGCGCAACTAACGTCTTTCCTCGCTGCCGACCAAAACCTGTGCAACAGCCCGCTTCTACTGCCGGATATACATAAGGCTGTAGCCAGGATATACCAGGCCCTGCTCTCCGCAGAGCCGATTGCCATATACGGTGACTACGACACCGACGGTGTCACGGCAACCGCCCTCCTGGTTCAGGGTCTTTCTGCACTCGGTGGCACCGTGATTCCCTACATCCCGCACCGTCTGACCGAGGGTTACGGCTTGAAGACCACGGCACTGGAGAACCTCCGTCAGCAGGGCATTGGACTCGTGGTCACCGTCGATTGCGGGATTACCAGCCTGTCAGAAGTCAAACGTGCGAAGAGAATGGGTCTGGACATCGTTATCACCGACCACCACACACCGCTGCCCGAAATACCGCAGGCAGTGGCCATTGTAAATCCCAAAATGGACGGCTCCGAGTATCCCTTTACGGAGCTGACTGGCGCCGGGGTGGCCTTCAAATTACTTCAGGCGCTCTATCAGAGCGTTGGCCGTGGAGACCAGTTAGAGGAGGTGGTGGACCTGGCCGCGCTCGGCACCGTCGCCGATATGTCACCGCTGCTGGGTGAAAACCGCTACCTGGTAAAAGAGGGATTGATGATGATGAACTACAAGCCGCGCCTGGGGATAAGCGCGCTCATCGACCAGGCAGGCGCAGGTGGCGGAAACCTTGACGCCGAAAGCATCTCATGGATGATAGCGCCTCGCCTGAACGCAGCCGGACGGCTGGAACACGCCATGACCAGCTACAAATTGCTCATGACCGACTCCTCGATTGAAGCCCGCCGCCTGGCAAGGTGGCTGGAGCAGAAAAATGCCGAGCGACAGAGACTGACCGCCAGCACACTGGCACGGGCAAGAGAGCAGGTCCTCTCCCACGGTATCTCTCCTCTGCTCATGGCCAGCGATAGTGACTACTTTATCGGCATTGCCGGGCTGGTAGCCAGCCGGCTTGCTGAAGAATTTTACCGCCCGGCTGTGGTCATCAAAACGGGTGAAAAATTGAGCAGCGGCAGCTGCCGCAGTATTCCGGATTTCAATATCATTGCTGCCCTGAAGGAAAGCCGGCACCTGCTTTCGCAGTTCGGCGGTCACTCTCAGGCGGCTGGCTTCACACTGCCCACCAAAAACCTGCCGCAATTTGAGGAAACACTTTTGAACCTGGCCACCACCCAGCTCAGCGGAGTTGACCTGCGCCCCAGCCTCGATATTGACACCGAGGTTACACTGTCCAAACTCGGTGGAGATACCTTCCAGATGACGCAGCAAATGGCGCCTTTCGGTCGCGGCAACCCGGTACCCACCTATCTCAGTCGGCACGTTGAGGTGGTCAACTGCCGTACCATGGGTAACAGTGGTGAACACCTGCGCTTGAAACTCAAACAGGATGGTGCCAGATGGGATGCTGTGGCCTTCCGGCTGGGCAACTGCCTGGCAGATGTCGCCCCGGCTCTGGATATCGTATATAATCTGGAAATAGACCGCTGGCAGGGAAAGGAAACGCTCAGGCTTAATATTCTGGATTTCGCTCCATCGAGTCACTCTTTAGAAAGCAATCAGTACAATGAATAACCAGATAGCACTCATTATCATCGCCACTGTCTGCGCCTATGTCATCGGCTCCATCCCATCGGCGTATATCATGGGCCGACTGCGCAAAGGCGTGGATATTCGCCAGATAGGGAGTCGGAACATGGGGGCAATGAACGTATTCTACCAGATTGGGTTTGTGGAGGGACTTACGGTTCTGGCGATGGACATTGGCAAGGGGGTGGCGGCGGTGGCACTGGCCCGCTGGCTGGGCGTGCCACTCTATGCTCAACTACTGGCCGCAGCCGCCGTCGTGGTGGGTCACGGTTACACTGTCTTTTTAAAATTCCGGGGCGGGAGAGGAGGTGCCACCTGTATTGGTATTCTTATCTACCTCATGCCGTGGGGTATACCTTTCTACGCTGCCACCTTCGGGCTCAGCCTGCTGCTGACACGCTACCCCACTTTAAGCTACAGCCTGGCTTTTCTCTGCTTCCCCTTTGTTGCCTGGCTGAAATACCACTCTGTTGAATTCATTATCTTTTCCATCGGTATACTGCTTCTTCCCTCCATCAAATATATCCCAAGAATAAGGGAAATGCACACCAGGGGAGGCAGCTGGCGCCACGTCTTTCTCCGCAAAGGTCTGAAAGACAGGCTTTAGATATTTTAGAGCCGTTCTTATGCCGTGTGACCCGCTTTGCTGGCTCGAGGTGACATGGTC from Chloroflexota bacterium encodes:
- a CDS encoding MiaB/RimO family radical SAM methylthiotransferase — encoded protein: MIGNRVALDTLGCKLNQAETESLARQLVAAGYELVESVDEADVYILNTCTVTHIADRKARNLMRQAHRRNGAARLIAIGCYVESSPQEMGQIEGIDLVLGNDQKERVLDRLRELGCPASSSSGEQGVYNYGRNRSFLKIQDGCNNFCSYCIVPLVRSRVESVPVEKVVAEIQNRAIGGVKEVVLTGTEIGAYHSEGIDLIGLLKRILAETAVTRLRLSSLQPQEISAELLELWKDSRLCPHFHLSLQSGSDSVLQRMKRRYSTADYQRVVILIRRSLPEAAITTDVIAGFPGETKAEFEESYEFCRQTGFARIHVFP
- the fabF gene encoding beta-ketoacyl-ACP synthase II, whose translation is MDNIKDRVVITGMGTLSPLGLDTKTTWEGLVAGKSGIDYITLFDPTDMETKFAGEVKGFVPTDYIERKEARRMDRFAQLAVAASLEAVESAQLEIDHTNDEDIGVIIGSGIGGLTTLFEQARILVEKGPDRVSPFLAPMMISDIAAAQISIALGTKGPNFCTTSACSSGSDAIGAAYELIRHGDAQVMLAGGTEAIINPLGITAFNALKALSTRNDAPKEASCPFDAKRDGFVISEGACVLILEKREHALKRGIPVLAEIVAYSATADSFHVTQPLKNGEGAARAMQIALKKADVSPSDIDYINAHGTSTQLNDAMETRAIKTVFGDHAYKVPISSTKSMLGHLIGCSGAAEAAVCILSILSGTIPPTINYNHPDPDCDLDYVPNIARKAEVNTALSNSFGFGGHNSVLILRRYSEA
- the recJ gene encoding single-stranded-DNA-specific exonuclease RecJ, giving the protein MQPPIPRQYLANNSSIPPLVVQLLFNRGLKEPAQLTSFLAADQNLCNSPLLLPDIHKAVARIYQALLSAEPIAIYGDYDTDGVTATALLVQGLSALGGTVIPYIPHRLTEGYGLKTTALENLRQQGIGLVVTVDCGITSLSEVKRAKRMGLDIVITDHHTPLPEIPQAVAIVNPKMDGSEYPFTELTGAGVAFKLLQALYQSVGRGDQLEEVVDLAALGTVADMSPLLGENRYLVKEGLMMMNYKPRLGISALIDQAGAGGGNLDAESISWMIAPRLNAAGRLEHAMTSYKLLMTDSSIEARRLARWLEQKNAERQRLTASTLARAREQVLSHGISPLLMASDSDYFIGIAGLVASRLAEEFYRPAVVIKTGEKLSSGSCRSIPDFNIIAALKESRHLLSQFGGHSQAAGFTLPTKNLPQFEETLLNLATTQLSGVDLRPSLDIDTEVTLSKLGGDTFQMTQQMAPFGRGNPVPTYLSRHVEVVNCRTMGNSGEHLRLKLKQDGARWDAVAFRLGNCLADVAPALDIVYNLEIDRWQGKETLRLNILDFAPSSHSLESNQYNE
- a CDS encoding glycerol-3-phosphate acyltransferase; amino-acid sequence: MNNQIALIIIATVCAYVIGSIPSAYIMGRLRKGVDIRQIGSRNMGAMNVFYQIGFVEGLTVLAMDIGKGVAAVALARWLGVPLYAQLLAAAAVVVGHGYTVFLKFRGGRGGATCIGILIYLMPWGIPFYAATFGLSLLLTRYPTLSYSLAFLCFPFVAWLKYHSVEFIIFSIGILLLPSIKYIPRIREMHTRGGSWRHVFLRKGLKDRL